The proteins below come from a single Psychrobacter sp. PL19 genomic window:
- the polA gene encoding DNA polymerase I yields the protein MDTSHVDKDKPPFILVDGSYYLFRTYHALPPMTTTKGQHTNAIRGTLNALLKVMRRYHPTHMAVCFDTRAPTFRHQLSTDYKAARPPMDIELAQQIPYLHSLVKALGIPLLRIEGAEADDIIGTLAYRAVAEGHHVVISTGDKDMAQLVNGCVILEDSFTGKVTDSQGVVDKFGIKPDQMIDFLTLMGDSSDGIKGVPGIGKKTAMDLLNEYGNIDNMLQNLATIKGRGAKGLIEHADDIPLNAQLATIVTDLDIGHNWDDLKINTDPCAYINELRDLYAELEFKNELASLDHPNHPANGSHSVKDSQANAESQAQIAKSLQSTSIDSVKDSKNHDKAWHTILDMPAFDSLIERLEAAPHFVIDTETTSVYWRQAQLVGLSFATQAHEAYYVPLTHRLEGDELTAKQLDLEIVLSRLKPILENPAIGKIGQHLKYDAHVLSHYDINLIGAIHAPVNNKQPPKNNWAMDTMLASYVINAAITRHGMDDLARYYLQTQTITFEDVAGKGAKQVSFDQVAIDIASDYACEDADITYQLFDIFSKKLADDENNFKLLHELEIPVAEILCQMEAHGILIKRPFLNELSKRFDEEIIALEKRAYDVAGEEFNLGSPKQLGEMLFDKLGVIGGKKTKSGQYSTGEAVLSKIDHPLADIVLEYRSLAKLKSTYTDALDNVADAETDRVHTSYHQALTSTGRLSSTDPNLQNIPIRTATGRLIRQAFIAPEGRVILAADYSQIELRLMAHFSGDDTLTRAFNDGLDIHTATAAEVLGKAVDEVSSTERRNAKAINFGLLYGMSAFGLAKQLQMSRGEAQDYIDMYFARYPSVKEYMINTRASAHEKGYVETLLGRKLYTPDINHSNRMVKQAAERAAINAPLQGSAADIIKLAMIAVDKVLPKAQAKMLLQVHDELVFEVDSDKANEISQLVKNAMQDVLLTTAAEKGWQVDFAVPLLVETDIGSNWDEAH from the coding sequence ATGGATACCAGCCACGTGGATAAAGACAAGCCGCCATTTATCCTGGTCGATGGGTCTTATTATCTGTTTCGTACTTATCATGCCCTACCACCAATGACGACGACTAAAGGTCAGCATACCAACGCTATTCGCGGCACATTAAATGCGCTACTCAAGGTGATGCGCCGCTATCATCCGACCCATATGGCAGTCTGTTTTGATACCCGTGCACCAACTTTTCGCCATCAGTTATCAACAGATTATAAAGCCGCTCGCCCGCCGATGGATATTGAGCTGGCACAACAAATTCCTTATCTTCATAGCTTGGTAAAAGCATTAGGGATTCCGCTATTACGTATTGAAGGCGCAGAAGCCGATGATATTATCGGCACGCTTGCTTACCGGGCGGTTGCCGAAGGTCATCATGTCGTCATCTCCACCGGTGATAAAGATATGGCGCAGCTGGTCAATGGTTGCGTGATTTTAGAGGATAGCTTTACGGGCAAAGTAACCGATAGCCAAGGGGTAGTCGATAAGTTCGGTATTAAGCCAGATCAAATGATCGATTTTCTCACCCTAATGGGCGATTCGTCTGACGGTATCAAAGGCGTACCAGGCATCGGTAAGAAGACGGCAATGGACTTGCTGAATGAATACGGTAATATCGACAATATGCTACAAAACCTCGCCACTATTAAGGGCCGTGGGGCCAAAGGTTTAATCGAACATGCCGATGACATTCCGTTAAATGCACAGCTTGCCACTATCGTTACCGACTTAGACATTGGTCACAATTGGGACGACCTAAAGATCAACACTGACCCTTGTGCCTATATTAATGAGCTGCGCGACTTATATGCTGAGCTTGAATTTAAAAACGAACTGGCCTCACTCGATCATCCAAATCACCCTGCCAATGGCTCACACAGCGTAAAAGACAGTCAAGCAAATGCAGAGTCACAAGCACAAATCGCCAAATCATTGCAATCAACCAGCATTGATAGTGTCAAAGACAGTAAAAATCACGATAAGGCTTGGCATACTATTTTAGACATGCCCGCTTTTGACAGTTTAATTGAACGATTAGAAGCAGCCCCGCACTTTGTTATCGACACTGAAACCACCAGTGTCTATTGGCGTCAAGCTCAGTTGGTCGGACTGTCATTTGCGACCCAAGCGCATGAAGCTTATTACGTTCCGCTCACTCACCGTTTAGAGGGTGATGAGCTGACTGCTAAACAGCTTGATCTTGAGATCGTATTGTCGCGTTTAAAACCCATATTGGAAAATCCAGCTATTGGTAAAATCGGCCAACACCTCAAATATGATGCACACGTTTTAAGTCATTATGATATTAATCTGATTGGTGCCATTCATGCGCCAGTTAATAATAAGCAGCCGCCAAAAAATAACTGGGCCATGGATACCATGCTTGCCAGCTATGTGATTAATGCGGCCATTACCCGGCACGGTATGGACGACTTAGCGCGGTATTATCTACAGACTCAGACCATTACTTTTGAAGATGTCGCGGGTAAAGGCGCGAAGCAAGTCAGCTTTGATCAAGTTGCTATTGATATTGCTAGCGACTACGCCTGTGAAGACGCTGATATTACTTATCAGCTGTTCGATATCTTTAGCAAAAAACTTGCTGATGATGAAAACAACTTTAAGCTGCTACATGAGTTAGAGATTCCAGTGGCCGAAATACTGTGTCAAATGGAAGCACACGGCATCTTAATCAAGCGTCCTTTTTTAAATGAGTTATCAAAGCGCTTCGATGAAGAAATTATCGCCCTAGAGAAACGCGCTTATGACGTGGCTGGTGAAGAATTTAATTTAGGGTCTCCTAAACAGCTGGGGGAAATGCTGTTTGATAAACTGGGCGTCATTGGTGGTAAAAAAACCAAGTCGGGTCAATACTCAACGGGCGAGGCAGTATTGTCTAAGATTGACCACCCACTGGCCGATATTGTCTTGGAATATCGCAGCTTAGCGAAACTTAAAAGTACTTATACCGATGCGCTTGATAATGTTGCCGATGCTGAGACTGATCGCGTTCATACCAGCTATCATCAAGCGCTGACCAGTACTGGCAGATTGTCGTCTACTGACCCCAATTTACAAAACATCCCAATTCGTACCGCAACTGGTCGCCTGATTCGCCAAGCTTTTATTGCGCCAGAAGGTCGAGTTATCTTAGCCGCCGATTACTCGCAAATCGAATTGCGACTCATGGCCCACTTCTCAGGCGATGACACCTTAACCCGTGCCTTTAATGACGGGCTGGATATTCACACTGCCACTGCCGCTGAAGTATTGGGCAAAGCGGTGGATGAGGTCAGCAGCACTGAGCGCCGTAATGCCAAAGCCATTAACTTTGGGCTGTTGTACGGCATGAGCGCTTTTGGACTCGCCAAACAATTACAAATGAGTCGCGGCGAGGCGCAAGACTATATTGATATGTATTTTGCTCGCTATCCAAGCGTCAAAGAATATATGATAAATACCCGTGCTAGTGCCCATGAAAAAGGCTATGTCGAAACCCTGCTAGGTCGTAAGCTATACACGCCTGACATCAATCATAGTAACCGGATGGTCAAGCAAGCGGCTGAACGGGCGGCCATTAACGCCCCACTACAGGGCTCAGCCGCAGATATTATCAAGCTGGCTATGATCGCCGTCGATAAAGTACTGCCAAAGGCGCAGGCGAAGATGCTACTGCAAGTCCATGATGAGTTGGTGTTTGAGGTTGATAGCGATAAGGCTAACGAGATTAGCCAGCTGGTCAAAAATGCCATGCAAGATGTGTTGCTGACGACAGCAGCAGAAAAAGGCTGGCAAGTTGATTTTGCTGTACCATTATTGGTTGAGACCGATATTGGTAGCAATTGGGATGAGGCGCACTAA
- a CDS encoding SDR family oxidoreductase, translated as MNLLITGASRGIGLATAKRLVAKGHSVGLFDIDTAELERALNDKVFKKALKQKRIVHGHLDVTEPEAWDTAIEHMVESFGGIDTLINNAGILNSGVLPTTDLDKQLSLIDINCKGVLIGCHKLAPYLADAKNGKIINLSSASAIYGQSEIATYSASKFFVRGLTEALNIEYAELGIKVIDVMPLWVKTDMTKDVTIESIKRLGVNLTVEDVAKTMCKLSCRPNRKLSRTHYPIGMPAKVLQNLSQIAPDSLLRWVNSRVGAKEIIK; from the coding sequence ATGAATCTATTAATCACCGGCGCATCACGCGGTATTGGCCTCGCCACTGCCAAAAGACTAGTCGCAAAAGGTCATAGCGTTGGTCTTTTTGATATTGACACTGCTGAGCTTGAGCGGGCGCTTAATGATAAAGTATTTAAAAAAGCACTGAAACAGAAGCGTATTGTCCACGGTCATCTCGATGTTACTGAGCCTGAAGCATGGGATACGGCTATTGAGCATATGGTTGAGAGCTTTGGGGGTATCGACACCTTAATTAATAATGCCGGCATACTAAATAGCGGTGTACTACCAACGACTGATTTAGACAAGCAATTATCCTTGATTGATATCAACTGTAAAGGGGTACTTATTGGCTGTCACAAGCTAGCCCCTTATTTAGCAGATGCCAAAAACGGTAAAATTATTAACCTATCCTCCGCTTCTGCCATTTATGGTCAGTCTGAAATTGCGACTTATTCTGCCAGTAAGTTCTTCGTACGTGGGCTAACTGAAGCTCTAAATATTGAATACGCTGAACTTGGTATTAAGGTCATCGATGTCATGCCGCTATGGGTCAAAACGGATATGACCAAAGACGTGACTATCGAAAGTATCAAACGCTTGGGCGTCAACTTAACCGTTGAAGATGTTGCTAAGACCATGTGTAAACTCAGCTGTCGTCCCAACCGAAAATTGTCACGGACTCATTACCCTATTGGCATGCCAGCAAAAGTATTACAAAATCTATCACAAATCGCACCCGATTCACTGCTACGCTGGGTCAACAGTAGAGTCGGTGCGAAAGAAATAATAAAGTAA
- the hemH gene encoding ferrochelatase produces the protein MKPDLPPRIAVLLINLGTPDEPTAPAVRRYLRQFLSDQRVIELPKLVWAVILNLFVLPNRPKRVAKAYASIWDGDSPMRKILNQQVEMLQPRLAEHAEPFRVSVHAAMSYGNPGLPEVMDKLRAEGVDHFVMLPLFPQYSATSTGAVYDAITKWTLKQRNLPNITIVKDYFAHPLYIKALADSIRRFQAVNGKPDKLMFSFHGIPQPYMDKGDPYPRRCKCTAAQVAHELGLNEDEWIISFQSRFGKQEWVKPYTDVILDEWAKSGVKSVQILSPAFSSDCLETLEELAIENRENFIEAGGEEYHYIPALNADEAHIDLLEAMSAPLVKGWAGTLDGWA, from the coding sequence ATGAAACCTGACTTACCTCCACGTATTGCCGTCTTATTAATCAATCTTGGTACACCTGACGAGCCAACTGCACCTGCGGTAAGGCGTTATCTACGTCAGTTTTTATCAGACCAACGGGTAATCGAGCTTCCTAAGCTTGTATGGGCGGTTATTCTCAATTTATTCGTGTTGCCCAATCGTCCTAAGCGCGTGGCAAAAGCTTATGCCAGTATTTGGGATGGCGATTCGCCGATGCGCAAAATTCTCAATCAACAAGTTGAGATGTTGCAGCCGCGATTGGCTGAGCATGCGGAGCCATTTCGTGTGTCCGTCCATGCGGCGATGAGCTATGGTAATCCGGGTTTGCCTGAAGTTATGGACAAGCTACGTGCTGAGGGTGTTGATCACTTTGTGATGTTACCCTTATTTCCACAGTATTCAGCAACCTCAACGGGTGCCGTCTATGATGCGATTACTAAATGGACGCTCAAACAGCGTAACTTGCCCAACATTACGATAGTGAAAGACTACTTTGCCCATCCGCTATATATTAAGGCTTTAGCAGATAGCATTCGCCGCTTCCAAGCAGTAAATGGTAAACCTGACAAGTTGATGTTTAGCTTTCATGGTATTCCGCAGCCGTATATGGACAAAGGCGATCCGTATCCTAGACGTTGTAAATGTACCGCCGCGCAAGTGGCACATGAGCTAGGACTCAATGAAGATGAATGGATTATTAGTTTCCAGTCACGCTTTGGTAAGCAAGAATGGGTCAAGCCTTATACTGACGTCATACTAGATGAATGGGCCAAGTCTGGGGTAAAATCAGTCCAAATTCTCAGCCCTGCTTTCTCATCTGATTGTCTAGAAACTTTAGAAGAATTAGCGATTGAAAACCGTGAAAACTTCATTGAAGCGGGCGGCGAGGAGTATCACTATATCCCAGCACTTAACGCAGATGAAGCACACATAGACTTATTAGAAGCCATGAGTGCACCATTGGTAAAAGGTTGGGCAGGCACATTAGATGGTTGGGCATAA
- the metX gene encoding homoserine O-acetyltransferase MetX yields the protein MGSVGIVTPQTFHFAEPLTLECNRTLPSFDLIVETYGTLNSDHSNAILICHALSGSHHAAGFYSSDDKKAGWWDNMIGPNKAIDTNQFFVVCVNNIGSCFGSTGPTTINPDSINTDSVNTDSTKKGHTPLPYGPDFPLITIKDWVKTQAMLSDRLDIKVWHAIVGGSMGGMQALQWAVDYPNRLKRCVVIACTPKLSAQNIAFNEVARQSILSDPDFKDGRYLQAGTYPRRGLILARMVGHITYLTDDAMKAKFGRDLKSGKFMYGYDVEFQVESYLRYQGERFSENFDANTYLLMTKALDYFDPTRDYPSESAELSPAKRSAQQSTQQSTLTEEKIAKSSVSSWAESSEAIGHNTDSEYDTATTSMNDDQDYSHHELTALKAAFAHTQCQYLVVSFTTDWRFAPERSQEIVNALMATGKPVSYINVDAPHGHDSFLFDIPRYMGAVRGFLTAPFITDSRQATGERS from the coding sequence ATCGGCTCAGTCGGTATAGTCACACCCCAAACTTTTCACTTTGCTGAGCCGTTGACTTTAGAATGCAACCGTACGCTGCCCTCGTTTGATTTGATAGTAGAGACGTATGGCACGCTAAATAGCGACCATTCGAACGCAATATTGATTTGCCATGCCTTGTCTGGTAGCCATCATGCCGCTGGCTTCTACAGTAGCGATGACAAAAAAGCAGGTTGGTGGGACAATATGATTGGACCAAATAAAGCCATCGATACCAACCAGTTTTTTGTGGTTTGTGTCAACAATATTGGCAGCTGCTTTGGTTCTACTGGTCCGACCACGATTAATCCAGATAGCATTAACACCGATAGCGTTAATACCGACAGCACTAAAAAGGGCCACACCCCGCTCCCTTATGGTCCCGACTTTCCCTTAATAACGATTAAAGACTGGGTCAAAACGCAGGCGATGTTATCAGATCGCTTAGATATTAAGGTCTGGCATGCCATCGTTGGTGGTTCGATGGGTGGTATGCAGGCGCTGCAATGGGCGGTGGATTATCCAAACCGGCTTAAGCGCTGCGTGGTTATTGCTTGTACCCCTAAACTATCGGCACAGAATATTGCCTTTAATGAAGTCGCACGGCAGTCTATTTTATCTGATCCTGACTTTAAAGATGGACGCTATCTACAAGCGGGTACTTATCCACGGCGCGGTCTCATCCTAGCGCGAATGGTCGGCCATATTACCTATTTGACCGATGATGCGATGAAGGCAAAGTTCGGTCGCGATCTTAAGTCGGGCAAGTTTATGTATGGCTATGATGTGGAGTTTCAGGTTGAGAGTTATTTGCGCTATCAAGGCGAACGCTTTAGCGAAAACTTCGATGCCAATACTTATCTATTAATGACCAAAGCTTTAGATTATTTTGATCCCACGCGCGATTATCCAAGTGAATCAGCTGAGCTATCGCCAGCAAAACGATCAGCACAACAATCAACACAACAATCAACACTAACCGAAGAAAAAATAGCAAAATCATCAGTATCGTCATGGGCAGAGTCATCAGAAGCTATTGGCCATAACACTGATAGTGAATATGATACTGCCACAACCAGTATGAATGATGACCAGGATTACAGCCACCATGAGCTCACCGCCTTGAAGGCTGCATTTGCCCACACCCAATGCCAATATTTGGTGGTGTCATTTACTACCGATTGGCGCTTTGCACCGGAGCGTTCCCAAGAGATTGTCAACGCCCTCATGGCGACCGGCAAGCCAGTCAGCTATATTAATGTTGATGCGCCGCACGGTCACGATTCGTTTTTGTTCGATATTCCACGCTATATGGGCGCGGTTAGAGGCTTTTTAACAGCGCCATTTATTACCGATAGCCGCCAAGCAACAGGAGAGCGCTCATGA
- the metW gene encoding methionine biosynthesis protein MetW, with protein sequence MRMDYQLAERWIAPQSHVLDLGCGNGELLAHLQKNSGVTGYGLEIDEEKINDGIAKGLSIIEQDLNDGLERFADNSFDTVIMARALQAVKAPDVLLLDMLRVAREAVITFPNFAHWQNRVHLGLKGIMPVSEALPYEWYNTPNIHLCTFKDFEKLCAQHDIHIINRFAVSDSDKGHSPLMTALIRQAPNLLADVAIYRVTKRRST encoded by the coding sequence ATGAGAATGGATTATCAATTGGCCGAGCGTTGGATTGCCCCGCAGTCACATGTGCTGGACTTGGGCTGTGGTAATGGCGAGCTGCTCGCGCACTTGCAAAAAAATAGCGGCGTCACTGGCTACGGATTGGAGATTGACGAGGAAAAGATTAATGATGGTATTGCTAAGGGACTATCTATCATTGAACAAGACCTTAATGACGGTCTAGAGCGCTTCGCTGATAACAGCTTTGATACCGTGATAATGGCGCGCGCGCTACAAGCAGTCAAGGCGCCTGATGTACTACTGCTCGATATGCTACGAGTGGCACGCGAAGCCGTTATCACTTTCCCTAATTTTGCCCATTGGCAAAACCGTGTTCATTTGGGGCTCAAAGGCATAATGCCGGTTTCAGAAGCGTTGCCCTATGAGTGGTATAACACCCCAAATATCCATTTGTGTACCTTTAAAGATTTTGAAAAGCTATGTGCACAGCATGACATTCATATTATTAATCGCTTCGCTGTGAGTGACTCTGATAAAGGTCATTCGCCTCTAATGACGGCATTGATACGGCAAGCGCCTAATTTATTAGCAGATGTGGCGATTTATCGGGTTACTAAGCGCAGATCGACTTAA
- a CDS encoding tetratricopeptide repeat protein gives MKLLKAALFTALFSCAGLANAELTANIPLDTSRFELMPVSELSARAAQGSDHAQFYLAKRLQKGQGIAQNTQQAIQWYTKAAQQGVAPAQLNLAIMYLRGEGVKPNLQQARVWLEKAAMRGDNRASYTLALLDEKQKNLVDAYKWYDLAARDGMLDEKVRSKARGKIGQLALNLSSSDIANARSQADRWFQSK, from the coding sequence ATGAAATTATTAAAAGCTGCCTTGTTCACTGCCCTATTTTCTTGTGCTGGACTAGCAAACGCTGAATTAACCGCCAATATACCGCTTGATACCTCACGTTTTGAGCTTATGCCAGTCAGTGAGTTGTCCGCCCGCGCCGCCCAAGGTAGCGATCATGCACAGTTTTATCTAGCCAAGCGCTTACAAAAAGGCCAAGGTATCGCTCAAAATACTCAGCAAGCGATTCAGTGGTATACCAAAGCTGCACAACAAGGCGTCGCTCCTGCCCAGCTTAACCTTGCTATCATGTATTTGCGCGGTGAAGGCGTCAAGCCAAACTTACAACAAGCTCGTGTTTGGTTAGAAAAAGCTGCGATGCGCGGTGATAACCGTGCCAGCTATACGCTTGCATTGTTGGATGAAAAGCAAAAGAATCTAGTTGATGCCTATAAATGGTATGACCTGGCTGCCCGTGATGGTATGTTAGACGAAAAAGTACGTAGCAAAGCTCGTGGCAAAATTGGTCAATTGGCATTGAACTTGTCAAGCTCAGACATCGCCAACGCTCGTAGCCAAGCAGATCGTTGGTTTCAGAGTAAGTAA
- the trhO gene encoding oxygen-dependent tRNA uridine(34) hydroxylase TrhO, protein MSSTQVNTPAKVASTPTHATEYDSETNNIVVAALYKFTRWADFKQYREPLLNTMLNSEVKGTLLIAAEGVNGTISGTRQGVDNVLDYLRTIEAIGSLLSKESYTDEQPFYRTKVKLKKEIVTMGVENIDPLQSAGRYVKPSDWNALISDPEVLLIDTRNDYEVQIGTFQNAVNPKTETFREFPDYVAKELDPSKHKKVAMFCTGGIRCEKSTAFMRQQGFEEVYHLEGGILKYLEEVPSDESMWQGDCFVFDNRVSVNHNLEKGEYEQCFACRMPITAADQQSAAYIKGESCPHCIGKATDEQKARFRERERQMHFAIKRGEVHIGGEVIDVIEKRKAAKTEARRKADAKSR, encoded by the coding sequence ATGAGTAGTACCCAAGTAAATACGCCAGCCAAAGTGGCTAGCACACCTACCCATGCCACCGAATACGACAGCGAAACCAATAACATTGTAGTCGCTGCGCTTTATAAATTCACGCGCTGGGCTGACTTTAAGCAATACCGCGAGCCCCTCTTAAACACTATGCTCAATAGTGAAGTGAAGGGTACCTTATTAATCGCGGCTGAAGGGGTTAACGGTACGATTTCTGGTACCCGTCAAGGGGTTGATAATGTCCTTGACTACCTACGTACTATTGAAGCGATTGGTAGCCTGCTGTCCAAAGAATCCTATACTGATGAGCAGCCCTTTTATCGCACCAAAGTGAAGCTGAAAAAAGAAATCGTCACCATGGGCGTGGAGAATATTGACCCGCTACAATCAGCTGGCCGCTATGTCAAGCCAAGCGATTGGAACGCACTGATCTCAGATCCTGAAGTGCTTCTTATCGATACCCGTAATGATTATGAAGTACAAATTGGCACCTTTCAAAATGCGGTCAATCCGAAAACAGAAACCTTCCGTGAGTTCCCAGACTATGTCGCAAAAGAGCTGGATCCCAGCAAGCATAAAAAAGTGGCGATGTTCTGCACTGGCGGTATTCGCTGTGAGAAGTCAACGGCATTTATGCGCCAACAAGGCTTTGAAGAAGTCTACCACTTAGAGGGTGGCATCCTAAAATACCTAGAAGAAGTCCCTAGCGATGAGTCCATGTGGCAAGGCGACTGCTTCGTTTTTGATAACCGGGTTTCGGTCAATCACAACCTAGAAAAGGGTGAGTACGAGCAATGCTTTGCTTGCCGTATGCCTATCACAGCAGCGGATCAACAAAGCGCCGCTTATATCAAAGGTGAGTCCTGCCCACATTGTATTGGTAAAGCCACTGACGAGCAAAAGGCACGGTTTCGCGAGCGTGAGCGTCAAATGCATTTCGCGATAAAACGTGGTGAAGTACATATTGGTGGTGAAGTGATTGATGTCATTGAAAAACGCAAAGCGGCTAAGACTGAAGCTCGCCGCAAAGCGGATGCTAAATCAAGGTAG
- the uraH gene encoding hydroxyisourate hydrolase — translation MKMNIMKAAALGGALAMTATASYAADQDAYQLSSHILDISTGKPAPDVNVRLMQQQINGSWKLLDTQKTGANGRIGEFLPNEGNIDNDGTYKLIFETTPYFRNQGLESFYPYVEVNFNVKGDNHYHVPITLSPYGYSTYRGS, via the coding sequence ATGAAAATGAATATAATGAAAGCAGCAGCACTCGGTGGCGCATTGGCCATGACTGCGACTGCCAGCTATGCTGCTGACCAAGATGCTTATCAACTGTCGAGCCATATTCTCGATATTAGCACTGGCAAGCCTGCACCAGACGTGAATGTCCGTTTGATGCAGCAGCAAATTAATGGCAGTTGGAAGTTGTTAGATACCCAGAAGACTGGAGCAAATGGTCGTATCGGTGAATTTTTACCGAACGAAGGTAATATTGATAATGACGGTACTTATAAGCTTATCTTTGAAACCACGCCATACTTCCGTAATCAAGGTTTGGAATCATTTTACCCCTATGTTGAAGTGAACTTTAACGTCAAAGGTGATAACCATTACCATGTACCAATCACTTTATCTCCATACGGCTATAGCACCTATCGTGGTAGCTAA
- the serA gene encoding phosphoglycerate dehydrogenase translates to MSMALSLQKDKIRFLLLEGLHENALKILKNAGYNNIENLSHALDQDELIEKIKDAHFIGIRSRTQLTREVLEHADKLIGIGCFCIGTNQVDLEAAREFGIPVFNAPFSNTRSVAELVLAEAIMLYRGIPEKNATVHRGGWGKSAKNAHEVRGKTIGIVGYGSIGSQLSVLSESFGMKVIYHDVVTKLPLGNAYQVGSLDELLSQADIVTLHVPEVASTRYMMKAAQFAQMKEGSYFINAARGTCVDIDDLAAVLESGQVLGAAIDVFPKEPKSADQEFESPLRKFDNVILTPHIGGSTQEAQANIGFEVAEKFVRYSDQGDTITAVNFPEVAIPFKEGTHRLLHIHRNVPGVLSQVNRLFAEAHINVLAQSLMTEGGVGYLMMDVDYHDSDAAIDQLKDVEETIRLRILF, encoded by the coding sequence ATTTCAATGGCGTTATCATTACAAAAAGATAAAATCCGGTTTTTATTGCTTGAGGGTTTACACGAAAATGCCCTAAAAATATTGAAAAACGCGGGCTACAATAATATCGAGAATCTCAGCCATGCGCTAGATCAAGATGAGCTGATCGAAAAGATTAAAGACGCTCATTTTATTGGTATCCGCTCACGTACCCAGCTGACCCGTGAAGTGCTTGAACATGCTGACAAGCTCATTGGTATTGGTTGTTTCTGTATTGGTACCAACCAAGTCGATTTGGAAGCGGCCCGTGAGTTCGGTATTCCGGTCTTTAACGCCCCGTTTTCAAACACTCGTTCAGTCGCTGAGCTAGTATTAGCCGAAGCCATCATGTTATATCGCGGTATCCCTGAAAAGAACGCCACTGTCCATCGCGGTGGTTGGGGTAAGTCTGCCAAAAACGCTCACGAAGTGCGCGGCAAAACGATCGGTATCGTCGGTTATGGTTCTATTGGTTCACAGCTGTCGGTACTGTCCGAAAGCTTCGGTATGAAAGTTATTTATCATGACGTCGTGACCAAGCTACCATTAGGTAACGCTTATCAAGTCGGTAGTTTAGATGAGCTGTTGTCACAAGCAGATATCGTCACGTTACACGTTCCTGAAGTGGCCAGCACTCGCTATATGATGAAAGCGGCGCAGTTCGCGCAGATGAAAGAGGGCAGCTATTTTATCAATGCCGCACGCGGTACGTGTGTTGATATTGATGATCTGGCGGCTGTACTTGAGTCTGGTCAAGTCTTAGGCGCGGCAATTGACGTCTTTCCCAAAGAGCCAAAATCTGCTGACCAAGAGTTTGAATCCCCGCTACGTAAGTTTGATAATGTCATCTTGACCCCGCACATCGGGGGCTCAACTCAAGAAGCACAAGCCAATATCGGCTTTGAAGTAGCAGAGAAGTTCGTTAGATATTCTGACCAAGGCGATACCATCACAGCGGTGAACTTCCCAGAAGTTGCGATTCCGTTTAAAGAAGGGACTCATCGTCTGCTACACATTCATAGAAACGTACCAGGCGTATTGTCACAAGTTAACCGTTTATTCGCTGAGGCGCATATCAATGTCTTAGCGCAAAGCTTGATGACTGAAGGCGGTGTGGGTTATTTGATGATGGACGTGGATTATCATGATTCCGATGCTGCTATTGATCAGCTTAAAGATGTGGAAGAGACTATTCGCTTACGTATTTTGTTTTAA